In Dermacentor andersoni chromosome 4, qqDerAnde1_hic_scaffold, whole genome shotgun sequence, the following proteins share a genomic window:
- the LOC140217182 gene encoding uncharacterized protein encodes MVFTRRTANAIEASVNIDTTSEQREGQRRQELQRVGETESETSDTEMDSETQGASQAPSTTDPEAMAVRRLEMELEKVRLQLECERIALRRVELEQSGRPPSVSEGSDLRRASTDGISQCAKVLKAYRLPCDADVPIWFDEVEKLFLSFQVPEHSRVHLIMPALAERVRYLLRGLNDEECTDYETVKKAVLDELKLTPAEYLGRFERASKRKEETWAQFASRARTYLAYYLQSRNANTKEAMTELMVADRMKASIGSEALEYVLLREGEEWFKPVEVAKVLETFEQAKGKGRATKPAATASLTQQAKLASPQRTNLKCHVCHIQGHLARDCPKTSNKEQQGKAPTVQKQRVQKVAVVSEEPPPEQERVLSARVEILAQNASSGRSKLDLIPIMCGDIATEAVLDTGSEITVVRKSMLPVVLQEPSGTVRLESAFGKTIRANLATLPVGMHCPGAVIQPQRIDLVCAVTDELANGVDCLLSKEDWELLQAQEKDEFGRENIPRVANSVGVRSVEIVDNTEPDCGLSCEETTDNIPALQENSLIQDVTGAPSQREKFRAAQLADESLKKAWNDARNGKAGMFVSDGLLYHWDSLAGVKVRQLVLPEEKRNEVLQLAHESLWGGHLGTKKTKLRIKYSFFWPGMEKEIAGHCQTCHQCQTRSDSRQSDKVPITPLTRPEHPFQVVNVDVIGPIEVPSARGHKYALCLVDLCTRWPEVVPLRSLTARATCEALLEIFSRTGVPETICSDQGTNFKAQLTQLMLEKLGCSPRFSTAEHPESNGVVERWNRVLKNMLYHVMERDRRNWDKLIPFVLWAYREVPHDTTGVAPFRLLYGRNPNGPLSILQQTWTGEIAVPSTLREKPAKYLQQLREQLELAASVAELTSTERQSKYAEAYNRRARTKEFKVGDQVLLFDTDRATKMAARWLGPFTVIGREREHSYRLQINDRKTSVVHANRLRPYYARVSHVGVVFEEDGEFGEVEYAPQAVCTSVSEHAITEDKLAHLGSDARTEIEAVFEKHRCVFDGKPGRALVGRHRIELEEGCKPKRTFPYRVPELLKKEVSRQVKELLELGLIYPVESEFAHPVVCVGKKDGSVRMCVDYRTLNAVTRVDAFPMTNPRELIFRVGHSNFITVVDLRRGYWQVPMEPQSEHLTAFVTHDGHYAWKVMPFGLKNSAATFQRMVNSLLAAHQAYASAYLDDIAIFSNTWKEHLQHVDIVLKLLSDAGLKASPEKCQVAQTHIRYLGHIVGSGTHAPDPEKIAAIEGLVPPHTKKELRSLLGLCGYYRDYVANYADVASPLTALTRRGVPNSIPWSEEAQCAFESLKLALCQAVAMNTPEPHQPYWLFTDASATAAGACLAQMSADGKEKPIAFASHRFNPTQARWSTIEREAFAIIWALKKFDYWLFGAVVNVVSDHNPLSYLTTSTPQGAKLARWALSLQRYNVTVRHRKGTCNANADALSRLSNRSWEPIE; translated from the coding sequence ATGGTGTTCACGCGCAGAACAGCAAATGCGATTGAGGCTAGCGTAAACATTGATACGACATCTGAACAAAGAGAGGGTCAGAGACGGCAGGAACTACAACGCGTCGGAGAGACCGAGTCTGAGACGTCGGATACTGAAATGGATAGTGAGACGCAAGGCGCTTCGCAGGCTCCGAGCACGACAGATCCAGAGGCCATGGCGGTGAGACGCCTGGAGATGGAGCTAGAAAAGGTGCGCCTACAGCTAGAGTGCGAGCGCATTGCTCTACGGAGAGTGGAGCTTGAGCAGTCGGGCAGGCCGCCTTCGGTGTCGGAAGGAAGTGATCTCCGCCGTGCCAGCACGGATGGAATATCACAATGTGCTAAAGTGCTTAAGGCATACCGGTTGCCGTGTGACGCTGACGTTCCGATATGGTTTGATgaggttgaaaagttgttttTATCTTTTCAAGTACCGGAACACAGCCGTGTACATTTGATCATGCCTGCGCTGGCCGAGCGGGTCCGTTATCTGTTGCGTGGCCTCAATGACGAGGAATGTACAGATTACGAGACTGTAAAGAAGGCAGTATTAGATGAACTTAAGCTCACGCCAGCTGAATACTTGGGGAGGTTTGAAAGGGCATCGAAACGAAAGGAGGAAACTTGGGCTCAGTTCGCGTCTCGCGCTAGAACTTATTTGGCCTACTACCTACAATCTCGcaatgcaaacacaaaagaagctatgACGGAGCTTATGGTCGCTGACCGTATGAAAGCCAGTATAGGCTCAGAAGCCCTGGAATATGTTCTTTTGCGGGAGGGCGAAGAGTGGTTTAAGCCAGTGGAGGTGGCAAAGGTGCTGGAGACTTTCGAGCAAGCTAAAGGGAAAGGACGAGCAACTAAGCCGGCCGCAACAGCCTCATTGACGCAGCAAGCAAAACTAGCTAGCCCGCAGAGGACAAATTTAAAATGCCACGTGTGTCATATACAGGGACacctagccagagactgcccaaaAACTTCAAATAAAGAACAACAGGGGAAGGCACCGACTGTGCAAAAACAAAGGGTACAGAAGGTTGCTGTTGTGAGTGAAGAACCTCCACCAGAGCAAGAAAGGGTGCTTAGCGCTAGAGTAGAAATCTTGGCTCAAAATGCTAGCTCAGGGAGGTCAAAGCTGGACCTTATCCCTATCATGTGCGGTGATATAGCAACGGAAGCTGTATTGGACACAGGTAGTGAGATAACGGTCGTCCGTAAAAGCATGCTGCCCGTCGTTTTACAGGAGCCATCGGGAACAGTAAGACTCGAGTCGGCATTCGGAAAGACCATTCGAGCTAACCTAGCTACGCTGCCCGTAGGCATGCATTGCCCGGGGGCTGTGATACAACCGCAGAGGATCGACCTGGTGTGTGCAGTTACAGACGAACTTGCAAATGGGGTTGACTGCCTGTTGTCAAAGGAAGATTGGGAACTACTGCAGGCGCAGGAAAAAGACGAGTTTGGACGAGAAAATATTCCGCGGGTAGCCAATTCCGTGGGAGTCCGATCAGTCGAAATAGTCGATAACACTGAGCCAGACTGCGGTCTTAGTTGCGAAGAAACGACAGACAACATCCCTGCATTGCAAGAGAATAGTTTGATACAAGATGTCACTGGGGCGCCCAGTCAGCGGGAGAAATTTCGAGCTGCTCAGCTTGCCGATGAAAGCCTGAAAAAGGCCTGGAATGATGCGAGAAACGGTAAAGCTGGCATGTTCGTGTCAGATGGACTTTTGTACCATTGGGATTCCTTAGCGGGAGTCAAGGTCAGACAACTGGTCCTaccagaagaaaagcgcaatgagGTATTGCAGCTCGCGCATGAGTCATTGTGGGGTGGACACTTAGGGACGAAAAAGACAAAGCTCCGGATAAAGTACAGTTTCTTCTGGCCAGGAATGGAGAAGGAAATCGCTGGGCATTGTCAGAcgtgccaccagtgtcaaacACGTTCAGATAGCCGTCAGAGCGATAAAGTCCCCATCACGCCGCTTACGCGACCGGAGCATCCATTTCAGGTGGTCAATGTGGACGTCATTGGGCCTATTGAGGTGCCATCTGCGAGGGGCCACAAATATGCTTTGTGTCTTGTCGATCTTTGCACGAGATGGCCTGAGGTAGTGCCGCTCCGATCCCTGACAGCGAGGGCCACGTGCGAGGCTTTACTGGAAATTTTCAGTCGTACTGGAGTGCCGGAAACGATCTGTTCAGACCAAGGCACGAACTTTAAAGCTCAACTGACACAGCTAATGTTAGAAAAACTGGGTTGTTCACCCAGGTTCTCCACTGCCGAACACCCTGAGAGCAATGGAGTGGTTGAGAGATGGAACAGAGTCCTCAAAAATATGTTGTATCATGTAATGGAGCGGGACCGAAGAAACTGGGACAAGCTCATCCCATTTGTTCTGTGGGCTTATCGCGAAGTGCCGCATGATACCACCGGGGTGGCGCCGTTCAGGCTATTGTACGGTAGAAACCCAAATGGGCCCCTATCAATATTGCAGCAAACTTGGACGGGTGAGATCGCGGTGCCCTCAACTCTGAGAGAGAAACCTGCCAAGTATTTGCAGCAGCTGCGGGAGCAACTAGAACTAGCCGCGAGTGTAGCTGAGTTGACAAGCACCGAGCGCCAGAGCAAATATGCTGAAGCTTACAATAGGAGGGCACGGACTAAAGAATTTAAGGTCGGGGACCAAGTACTCCTCTTTGACACAGATCGGGCAACCAAGATGGCCGCCAGGTGGTTGGGTCCTTTCACAGttattgggagagagagagaacactcgTATCGCTTGCAAATAAATGACAGAAAGACTTCGGTAGTGCACGCTAACCGACTCAGGCCGTACTACGCTAGAGTGAGTCATGTGGGGGTAGTGTTCGAGGAAGACGGAGAATTTGGTGAGGTGGAATACGCGCCGCAAGCTGTATGCACTTCAGTGAGCGAGCACGCAATAACTGAAGACAAGCTAGCTCATTTGGGTTCAGATGCACGCACGGAAATCGAGGCGGTATTTGAGAAACATCGCTGCGTCTTTGACGGAAAGCCTGGGAGGGCGCTAGTAGGGCGACACCGCATCGAACTGGAGGAAGGATGTAAACCAAAGAGGACGTTTCCTTACAGAGTCCCTGAACTACTAAAGAAAGAGGTTAGTAGGCAAGTGAAAGAGCTTCTTGAGTTGGGCCTCATATATCCTGTGGAGAGCGAATTTGCACACCCGGTTGTGTGTGTTGGTAAGAAAGACGGGTCAGTGCGCATGTGCGTCGATTATAGAACGCTTAATGCCGTGACTAGGGTAGACGCCTTTCCAATGACCAATCCACGGGAGCTGATCTTCCGAGTTGGTCACTCGAATTTTATAACAGTCGTCGATCTGAGGAGaggctactggcaggtaccgatggaaCCCCAGAGCGAACATCTTACGGCATTCGTGACACATGATGGGCACTACGCATGGAAGGTAATGCCATTTGGGCTGAAAAACTCTGCGGCTACCTTTCAACGGATGGTTAATTCATTGCTGGCTGCACACCAAGCTTATGCGTCAGCGTACCTAGATGACATTGCAATATTTTCAAATACCTGGAAAGAACACCTGCAGCATGTAGACATAGTGCTTAAACTGCTAAGTGATGCTGGGCTGAAAGCCAGCCCTGAAAAATGCCAGGTAGCGCAAACTCATATCCGCTATTTGGGACACATAGTTGGCTCTGGAACTCATGCACCAGACCCTGAGAAGATAGCTGCCAtagaaggccttgtgccacctcaCACAAAGAAAGAGTTGCGAAGTCTGTTGGGGCTTTGCGGGTATTATCGGGACTATGTCGCAAACTACGCCGACGTGGCGAGCCCGCTTACAGCTTTGACAAGGCGAGGAGTTCCTAATTCAATTCCATGGTCGGAAGAAGCGCAGTGCGCGTTCGAAAGTCTGAAATTAGCTCTCTGTCAGGCTGTCGCCATGAACACTCCTGAGCCTCATCAGCCGTACTGGCTATTCACTGATgcgtcggcgacggcggccggTGCCTGTTTAGCTCAAATGTCAGCGGACGGAAAAGAAAAGCCAATCGCTTTTGCTAGCCATCGCTTTAACCCGACACAGGCGCGCTGGTCGACTATAGAGAGAGAAGCCTTTGCTATTATTTGGGCACTCAAGAAATTTGACTACTGGCTTTTCGGAGCAGTGGTGAATGTTGTCTCTGATCATAACCCATTGTCATATTTGACAACCAGCACCCCGCAGGGGGCCAAGTTAGCAAGATGGGCGCTTTCACTACAGCGCTACAATGTAACGGTGCGTCACCGGAAAGGAACATGTAACGCCAATGCTGATGCATTATCAAGGCTCTCGAATCGTTCATGGGAGCCAATCgagtaa